A stretch of the Oceanicola sp. D3 genome encodes the following:
- a CDS encoding glycerophosphodiester phosphodiesterase family protein → MSLPDAFLTRPIAHRGYHDRAAGRVENSRAAFAAAIEAGYGIELDIQPSKDGVPMVFHDYALSRLTGETGPVAQRTAEELGQIMLTDGGEGIPTLAEVLALVDGRVPLLIEVKDQDGAYGENVGALEAATAAALEGYAGEVALMSFNPHSVAALASLAPEIPRGLTTEAFTANPSPSLPDHGFPETAFLQELARIGASFISHQFTDLAAAPVTAAGRNGYAILCWTIRSAAEEAEARKIAANVTFEGYAAA, encoded by the coding sequence ATGAGCCTGCCCGACGCCTTTTTGACCCGCCCCATCGCGCACCGGGGCTACCATGACCGGGCCGCGGGGCGGGTGGAAAACTCGCGCGCGGCCTTTGCAGCGGCGATTGAGGCGGGCTACGGGATCGAATTGGACATCCAGCCCTCGAAGGATGGCGTGCCGATGGTGTTCCACGACTATGCGCTGAGCCGCCTGACCGGCGAGACCGGGCCGGTGGCGCAGCGGACGGCGGAGGAGCTGGGGCAGATCATGCTCACCGATGGCGGCGAGGGCATTCCGACGCTGGCGGAGGTGCTGGCGCTGGTGGACGGCCGGGTGCCGCTGCTGATCGAGGTCAAGGATCAGGACGGGGCATATGGCGAGAATGTGGGCGCGCTGGAAGCGGCCACGGCGGCCGCGCTTGAAGGCTACGCGGGCGAGGTAGCGCTGATGAGCTTCAACCCGCATTCGGTTGCCGCCCTTGCCTCTTTGGCGCCGGAGATTCCGCGCGGGCTCACCACAGAGGCCTTCACCGCAAACCCCTCGCCCAGCCTCCCCGATCACGGCTTTCCCGAAACCGCCTTTCTGCAGGAGCTTGCCCGCATCGGGGCCAGTTTCATCTCGCATCAGTTCACCGATCTGGCCGCGGCTCCCGTCACGGCGGCGGGTAGGAACGGCTACGCCATCCTGTGCTGGACGATCCGCAGCGCAGCGGAAGAGGCCGAGGCGCGCAAGATTGCCGCCAATGTGACCTTTGAGGGCTACGCCGCCGCTTGA
- a CDS encoding RidA family protein, whose protein sequence is MPGTYETRLAELGVTLPEASAPAANYVPYVEAGGLLYVSGQISMENGEMIKGKLGDDMGVEAGVAAAKVCAVNLLAQVKAACGGDLDKLERVVKLTAFVNSTADFGEQPKVVNGASDFLVEALGDAGRHARSAVSAASLPFGVAVEIEGIFKLK, encoded by the coding sequence ATGCCCGGAACCTATGAAACCCGCCTTGCAGAGCTTGGCGTTACCCTGCCCGAAGCCAGCGCCCCTGCGGCCAACTATGTGCCCTATGTAGAGGCGGGCGGGCTGCTTTATGTCAGTGGCCAAATCTCGATGGAGAACGGCGAGATGATCAAGGGCAAGCTGGGCGACGACATGGGCGTGGAGGCCGGTGTGGCCGCTGCGAAGGTGTGCGCGGTGAACCTGCTGGCGCAGGTGAAGGCGGCCTGTGGGGGCGATCTCGACAAGCTGGAGCGGGTGGTGAAGCTGACGGCCTTCGTCAACTCGACCGCCGATTTTGGCGAGCAGCCAAAGGTGGTGAACGGCGCGTCCGATTTCCTCGTGGAAGCGCTCGGTGACGCAGGGCGGCATGCGCGCTCGGCTGTCAGCGCGGCCTCGCTGCCCTTTGGGGTGGCGGTGGAGATCGAGGGGATCTTCAAGCTGAAATGA
- a CDS encoding rhomboid family intramembrane serine protease produces the protein MDWDHNASPFNAVPPVVLALVGLMGAAELWFMLSQAGIVGNTRGGDDARIFALQRFAFSGEIMGMMVERGEYPASQLMRTVTYPFVHGGFTHMLFAAVFTLALGKMVGEVLGQVAVVVLFFAGTVAGALAFWLLAGGGALYGAFPGAYALIGGYTYILWVHYGHMGESQYRAFTLIGVLLVFQLVFGVLFGAGNDWIGDIGGFFAGLFLSVPLAPGGWQRLMARLRRR, from the coding sequence ATGGACTGGGATCACAATGCCTCGCCGTTCAACGCCGTGCCGCCGGTGGTGCTGGCGCTGGTTGGCTTGATGGGGGCGGCAGAGCTGTGGTTTATGCTGAGCCAGGCCGGGATTGTGGGCAACACCCGGGGTGGGGATGATGCGCGGATCTTCGCGTTGCAGCGGTTTGCCTTTTCCGGCGAGATCATGGGGATGATGGTGGAGCGGGGCGAGTATCCGGCCAGCCAGTTGATGCGGACAGTGACCTATCCGTTCGTGCATGGCGGGTTCACCCATATGCTGTTTGCTGCGGTGTTCACGCTGGCGCTGGGCAAGATGGTGGGCGAGGTGCTGGGGCAGGTGGCGGTGGTGGTGCTGTTCTTTGCCGGGACGGTGGCCGGGGCGCTGGCGTTTTGGCTGCTGGCCGGGGGCGGGGCGCTTTATGGCGCGTTTCCGGGGGCTTATGCGCTGATTGGCGGCTATACCTACATCCTGTGGGTGCATTACGGCCATATGGGCGAAAGCCAGTATCGGGCCTTTACGCTGATCGGGGTGCTGCTGGTGTTTCAACTGGTGTTCGGCGTGCTCTTTGGTGCGGGGAACGACTGGATCGGGGATATCGGCGGGTTCTTTGCCGGGTTGTTCCTGAGCGTGCCGTTGGCGCCGGGGGGCTGGCAGCGGCTGATGGCGCGGCTGCGGCGCAGGTAG
- the trpS gene encoding tryptophan--tRNA ligase, producing the protein MSDTSFTPRVFSGIKPSGGLTLGNYLGAIKRWVDMQEEGTESIYCVVDLHAITVWQDPAELRTATYEVAAGMLASGIDPSKSILFNQSQVPEHAELGWIFNCVARVGWMNRMTQFKEKAGSNAEKVSLGLYAYPSLMAADILLYHATHVPVGEDQKQHVELTRDIAAKFNHDYKVDFFPMTEPVIEGPGMRVMNLRDGSKKMSKSGESDMERINMLDDADTIAKKFKKARTDPAPLPETPEGLKDRPEAKNLVDIYASLSGGTQESVIAEYAGAGWGQFKPTLADLAVEKLAPISDEMRRLMADPAEIDRLLMVGRDRAREIAAPVLAKTHEIVGLVRS; encoded by the coding sequence ATGTCCGACACCAGCTTCACCCCCCGCGTCTTCTCGGGCATCAAGCCCTCCGGCGGGCTCACCCTCGGCAACTACCTCGGCGCCATCAAGCGCTGGGTGGACATGCAGGAGGAGGGGACGGAAAGCATCTATTGCGTCGTCGACCTTCACGCCATCACCGTCTGGCAAGACCCGGCAGAGCTGCGCACCGCGACCTATGAGGTCGCCGCCGGCATGCTCGCCTCCGGCATCGACCCGTCAAAGTCGATCCTCTTCAACCAGAGCCAGGTGCCCGAGCACGCCGAGCTGGGCTGGATCTTCAACTGCGTCGCCCGCGTTGGCTGGATGAACCGGATGACCCAGTTCAAGGAAAAGGCCGGCAGCAACGCCGAGAAGGTCTCGCTTGGCCTCTACGCCTACCCCTCGCTGATGGCGGCTGACATCCTGCTCTACCACGCCACCCACGTCCCCGTGGGCGAGGACCAAAAACAGCACGTCGAGCTGACCCGCGACATCGCCGCCAAGTTCAACCACGACTACAAGGTCGATTTCTTCCCGATGACCGAGCCGGTGATCGAAGGCCCCGGCATGCGGGTGATGAACCTGCGCGACGGCTCCAAGAAGATGTCCAAGTCCGGCGAAAGCGACATGGAGCGGATCAACATGCTCGATGACGCCGACACGATTGCCAAGAAGTTCAAGAAGGCCCGCACAGACCCGGCCCCCCTCCCCGAAACCCCCGAGGGCCTGAAAGACCGCCCCGAAGCCAAAAACCTCGTCGACATCTACGCCTCCCTGTCGGGCGGCACGCAAGAGTCGGTGATCGCGGAATATGCGGGCGCAGGCTGGGGCCAATTCAAACCCACCCTCGCGGATTTGGCGGTAGAGAAACTGGCGCCCATCAGCGACGAAATGCGCCGCCTGATGGCCGACCCCGCAGAGATCGACCGCCTGCTGATGGTAGGCCGAGACCGCGCCCGCGAGATTGCGGCACCGGTGCTGGCAAAGACCCACGAGATCGTGGGGCTGGTGCGGAGTTGA
- a CDS encoding VOC family protein has protein sequence MTRSVTPVHPGTRIGHVHLKVADLDRALAFYSGVLGFELTQKYGTEAAFLSAGGYHHHIGLNTWQSKGGTPPPPGTTGLFHTAILYPTRAALADALKRLIENDIPLDGASDHGVSQALYLRDPDQNGVELYWDRAPEDWPRDADGNLAMVTAPLNLEALLDEATETA, from the coding sequence ATGACCCGCTCCGTCACCCCCGTTCATCCCGGCACCCGCATTGGGCACGTCCATCTCAAGGTCGCCGATCTCGATCGTGCCCTCGCCTTCTATTCCGGCGTGCTCGGCTTTGAGCTCACGCAGAAATACGGCACCGAGGCCGCCTTCCTTTCCGCTGGCGGTTACCACCACCACATCGGCCTCAACACATGGCAGAGCAAGGGCGGCACCCCGCCGCCTCCGGGCACCACCGGGCTGTTTCACACCGCCATCCTCTACCCCACCCGCGCCGCCCTCGCGGATGCACTCAAGCGCCTGATTGAAAATGACATTCCGCTTGATGGCGCCTCCGATCACGGCGTTAGCCAGGCCCTCTATCTGCGGGATCCGGACCAGAACGGAGTGGAGCTTTACTGGGATCGCGCCCCCGAAGATTGGCCCCGCGATGCCGATGGCAACCTCGCCATGGTCACGGCCCCGCTCAACCTTGAGGCGTTGCTGGACGAGGCCACCGAAACAGCCTGA
- a CDS encoding branched-chain amino acid aminotransferase, with translation MATGTNIRTYFEGTWHEGDVMIMRAADHGAWLGTTVFDGARFVDGLAPDLEAHLARVNRSAEALMIRPTVSTEEMLEIAWEGLKLYPKDAAVYIRPMYWGIESGHMGILPAEADGGFALCLEEVPMAPPEATVRLTTTQFRRPVIESAVCNAKAGCLYPNNARMLAEAKAKGYDNALVADVMGNVAESATANAFMVKDGEVFTPIPNGTFLSGITRARHISNLKADGVKVHECVLSFDDFRAADEVFLSGNLMKVTPVVEFDGTHYQHGPVTRRTRELYWDWARSA, from the coding sequence ATGGCGACCGGAACCAACATTCGCACTTATTTTGAAGGCACTTGGCACGAAGGCGACGTGATGATCATGCGCGCCGCCGACCATGGGGCCTGGCTTGGCACGACCGTGTTTGACGGCGCGCGCTTCGTCGATGGCCTTGCGCCCGACCTTGAGGCGCACCTTGCCCGCGTCAACCGCTCCGCCGAGGCCCTGATGATCCGCCCCACGGTCTCGACCGAGGAGATGCTGGAGATCGCCTGGGAGGGGTTGAAGCTCTACCCGAAAGATGCCGCCGTCTACATCCGCCCGATGTATTGGGGCATCGAAAGCGGCCATATGGGCATCCTGCCCGCCGAAGCCGATGGCGGCTTTGCCCTTTGCCTTGAAGAGGTGCCTATGGCCCCGCCCGAGGCCACCGTGCGGCTCACCACCACGCAGTTCCGCCGCCCGGTGATCGAAAGCGCGGTCTGCAACGCCAAGGCGGGCTGCCTCTATCCCAACAACGCGCGCATGCTGGCCGAGGCCAAGGCCAAGGGCTATGACAACGCGCTGGTCGCCGATGTCATGGGCAACGTGGCCGAAAGCGCCACCGCCAATGCCTTCATGGTGAAAGATGGCGAGGTCTTTACCCCCATCCCCAACGGCACCTTCCTGTCGGGGATCACCCGGGCGCGGCACATCTCCAACCTCAAGGCAGACGGGGTGAAAGTGCATGAATGCGTCCTCAGCTTTGATGACTTCCGCGCGGCGGATGAGGTGTTTCTCTCCGGCAACCTGATGAAGGTAACGCCGGTGGTGGAGTTCGACGGCACCCACTACCAGCACGGCCCCGTCACCCGCCGCACCCGCGAGCTCTATTGGGACTGGGCCCGATCCGCCTGA
- a CDS encoding TSUP family transporter, translating to MPVDIAEYLPPLLPWLACALAVTCGTVVQKLSGAGFGMIAAPIMTITAPEWVPGTILLLGVLIGIGAVLGARDAIVRSDLPAGFSGRLIGAVLAAFVASAVVGTDLLPVVIALIVLFAVALSLAGLSMPITPQTLFGAGVTAGIMGTLTGIGAPPMAILYSRVEARRSAATQNAFFGFGMIVSIGALAFAGLIRGPQIALAVSLAPLVPLTLIAVRPLVARFERGAIRPWALGLATLSALILLTKAL from the coding sequence ATGCCAGTCGACATAGCAGAGTATCTCCCGCCGCTTCTGCCATGGCTTGCCTGCGCGCTGGCGGTGACCTGCGGTACCGTCGTTCAAAAGCTCTCCGGCGCGGGCTTCGGCATGATCGCCGCCCCAATCATGACGATCACCGCCCCCGAATGGGTGCCGGGGACCATCCTGCTGCTGGGCGTCCTGATCGGCATCGGGGCCGTGCTCGGGGCGCGCGACGCGATTGTGCGGTCAGACCTGCCAGCGGGGTTTTCCGGGCGTCTCATCGGGGCGGTTCTGGCCGCTTTCGTGGCAAGCGCCGTGGTGGGCACCGATCTGCTTCCCGTCGTGATCGCGCTCATCGTGCTGTTCGCCGTTGCCCTCAGCCTCGCGGGGTTGTCGATGCCGATCACCCCCCAAACCCTCTTCGGCGCGGGGGTCACGGCTGGGATCATGGGCACGCTGACGGGGATCGGGGCACCGCCAATGGCCATTCTCTACTCCCGCGTCGAGGCCCGCAGATCGGCCGCAACGCAAAACGCCTTCTTCGGCTTCGGCATGATCGTTTCCATCGGTGCGCTGGCCTTTGCAGGGCTGATCCGCGGGCCGCAAATCGCGCTCGCCGTCTCTCTCGCACCGCTTGTGCCACTCACACTCATCGCCGTGCGCCCGCTGGTCGCGCGGTTTGAGCGGGGGGCGATACGGCCTTGGGCGCTTGGGCTGGCCACGCTTTCGGCCCTCATCCTGCTGACAAAGGCGCTTTGA
- a CDS encoding AbrB family transcriptional regulator gives MTSRLTSLRLTAQTLCIGGLGAAVAWAVAMPLAFLAGPAIAVACASLAGMKVAVHPRLRDACFLLIGLTIGGLVTPASLGAIASWPVAFVLLALLTLVTLFVIRKMLCRWFAFGQAEGFLAAAPGHLSMVVALAETLGLPLVRPVLMASFRVLILTLTVPLAARLAGVPIGPGLPSPPLTESWLTIAPQIIAAAALGWGLGKLRLPAPLLIGAMAVGAGAHLSGAAVGNLPGWVSQTVLVVMGSLIGSRFAGITARAILADLAAAMLAVAAATTLAAVFALAAARAAGLPFLDVLIAFSPGGLETMIIVGAAAGADPSFVAAAHVSRLIILALILSAFAIRHGRTPPPPGR, from the coding sequence ATGACCTCCCGCCTCACCTCCCTGCGCCTCACCGCGCAAACTCTCTGCATCGGGGGCCTCGGCGCTGCGGTGGCGTGGGCGGTTGCGATGCCACTGGCATTTCTGGCCGGGCCCGCCATCGCGGTCGCCTGCGCCAGCCTTGCGGGGATGAAGGTGGCCGTGCACCCGCGACTGCGCGATGCCTGTTTCCTGCTGATCGGCCTGACCATCGGCGGGCTGGTAACGCCCGCCAGCCTCGGCGCCATAGCCTCTTGGCCCGTTGCCTTCGTCCTGCTCGCCCTGCTCACCCTCGTCACCCTGTTCGTGATCCGCAAGATGCTCTGCCGCTGGTTCGCCTTTGGGCAGGCCGAGGGCTTTCTCGCAGCCGCGCCGGGGCATCTCTCCATGGTGGTCGCCCTCGCCGAAACCCTCGGGTTGCCACTGGTGCGCCCGGTGCTGATGGCCTCCTTCCGCGTGTTGATCCTCACGTTGACGGTGCCGCTTGCCGCGCGGCTGGCGGGCGTGCCCATCGGCCCCGGCCTGCCCTCCCCACCGCTGACCGAAAGCTGGCTGACGATTGCACCGCAGATCATCGCCGCCGCAGCGCTCGGCTGGGGGCTGGGCAAACTGCGCCTGCCAGCCCCCCTGCTGATCGGGGCAATGGCCGTGGGGGCCGGGGCGCATCTGTCGGGCGCTGCGGTCGGAAACCTGCCGGGCTGGGTCTCACAAACCGTTCTGGTGGTGATGGGCAGCCTGATCGGCTCGCGCTTTGCCGGCATCACCGCCCGCGCCATTCTGGCTGACCTCGCCGCCGCCATGCTTGCCGTCGCCGCCGCCACCACGCTGGCCGCTGTCTTTGCCCTCGCCGCCGCCCGCGCCGCCGGCCTGCCCTTTCTCGACGTGCTCATCGCCTTCTCCCCCGGCGGGCTGGAAACCATGATCATCGTCGGCGCAGCAGCCGGGGCCGACCCAAGCTTTGTCGCCGCCGCCCACGTCAGCCGGCTGATCATCCTCGCCCTGATCCTATCGGCTTTCGCCATCCGCCACGGTCGCACACCCCCGCCGCCGGGGCGTTGA
- a CDS encoding universal stress protein, which translates to MRKFLVVLDDSRECLNAMRFAAMRAAKTGGGVEILSIIPPDEFNHWIGVGDVMRAEARERIEAHFEVFAKWMRDRQGVDPELVVREGEPVDEILAQCREDSEVGVLVLGAGAGKKGPGPLVTQLTKNAGSLDFPITIVPGELSKERLESIT; encoded by the coding sequence ATGCGCAAGTTTCTTGTCGTGCTTGATGACAGTCGCGAATGCCTTAACGCCATGCGCTTTGCCGCCATGCGCGCAGCCAAAACCGGCGGCGGGGTAGAGATCCTGTCGATCATCCCGCCCGACGAATTCAACCACTGGATCGGCGTTGGCGATGTGATGCGCGCCGAAGCCCGCGAGCGGATCGAGGCGCATTTCGAGGTCTTCGCCAAATGGATGCGCGACCGGCAGGGGGTAGACCCGGAGCTGGTGGTGCGCGAGGGCGAACCGGTGGATGAAATCCTCGCCCAATGCCGCGAAGACAGCGAAGTTGGCGTGCTGGTGCTGGGCGCGGGCGCAGGCAAGAAGGGCCCCGGCCCACTGGTGACGCAGCTCACCAAAAACGCTGGTTCGCTGGATTTCCCGATCACCATCGTGCCGGGCGAGCTTTCCAAGGAGCGGCTGGAGAGCATTACCTAG
- a CDS encoding NifU family protein yields the protein MFIQTESTPNPATLKFLPGQEVLGTGTADFPNADSASGSPLAQRIFAVDGTTGVFLGGDFVTVTKTDAVEWDHIKPAILGAIMEHVQSGEPVLASNAAPEAAHAVHEGEDGEIVEQIKQLLDTRVRPAVAQDGGDITFHGFERGVVYLHMQGACAGCPSSTLTLKMGIEQLLRHYIPEVTEVRPVAA from the coding sequence ATGTTCATCCAGACCGAATCCACGCCAAACCCCGCCACGCTGAAGTTTCTGCCCGGGCAGGAAGTGCTTGGCACCGGCACCGCCGATTTCCCCAATGCCGACTCGGCCTCCGGCTCGCCGCTGGCCCAGCGCATCTTTGCTGTCGATGGCACCACCGGCGTGTTTCTTGGCGGTGATTTCGTGACCGTCACCAAAACCGATGCCGTGGAATGGGACCATATCAAGCCCGCCATCCTTGGCGCGATCATGGAGCATGTGCAGTCGGGCGAGCCGGTGCTGGCCTCCAACGCCGCGCCCGAGGCCGCCCATGCGGTGCATGAGGGCGAAGACGGCGAGATCGTCGAGCAGATCAAGCAGCTGCTCGACACCCGCGTGCGCCCCGCCGTGGCGCAGGATGGTGGCGACATCACCTTCCACGGCTTCGAGCGCGGCGTTGTCTACCTGCACATGCAGGGCGCCTGCGCCGGTTGCCCCTCTTCCACGCTAACGCTGAAGATGGGCATCGAGCAGCTGCTGCGCCACTACATCCCCGAGGTGACGGAAGTGCGCCCGGTCGCCGCCTGA
- the tsaB gene encoding tRNA (adenosine(37)-N6)-threonylcarbamoyltransferase complex dimerization subunit type 1 TsaB: MGSSDPTLLAFDTSGPHIAGAVLHRGELVAECFEPMKRGQAENLMPMLEGLLTKAGLVWGDLTALGVGIGPGNFTGIRISVAAARGLALGLGIPAIGVSTFELARSGESETVLLPAPRDMAYAQDFARGAPSGPPRLVPRTAELREPLPNIPLRLATRAAALLAQASGPLPRPAPLYVRAPDAAPARDAPPEIVG, encoded by the coding sequence TTGGGCTCTTCCGATCCCACCCTGCTGGCCTTCGACACCTCCGGCCCCCACATCGCGGGGGCCGTTCTGCACCGTGGCGAGCTGGTGGCCGAGTGCTTCGAGCCAATGAAGCGCGGACAGGCCGAAAACCTCATGCCAATGCTGGAGGGCCTGCTCACCAAGGCCGGGCTCGTTTGGGGCGACCTCACCGCGCTCGGCGTCGGCATCGGCCCCGGCAACTTCACCGGCATCCGCATTTCCGTCGCCGCCGCCCGTGGGCTGGCGCTTGGGCTCGGCATTCCGGCCATCGGTGTATCTACCTTCGAGCTGGCGCGCTCCGGAGAGAGCGAAACCGTCCTGCTCCCCGCCCCCCGCGACATGGCCTACGCGCAAGACTTCGCCCGGGGTGCCCCCTCCGGCCCGCCCCGGCTGGTGCCACGCACCGCCGAACTACGCGAACCACTCCCCAACATTCCCCTCCGCCTCGCCACCCGCGCCGCCGCGCTGCTCGCGCAGGCCAGTGGCCCCCTGCCGCGTCCCGCGCCGCTCTACGTGCGTGCGCCCGATGCCGCCCCCGCGCGAGATGCGCCACCCGAGATCGTCGGATGA
- a CDS encoding GNAT family N-acetyltransferase has protein sequence MSTEAEALAALHAACFTAPRPWHAEEFAALLAQDSVFLIGDGGTGFALGQASGAEAELLTLAVPPDARRQGRGRALLAAYHDAASARGASTTLLEVAANNAAAIALYTASGYGEVGQRKAYYRTPDAARIDALVMTRAL, from the coding sequence ATGAGCACCGAGGCCGAGGCGCTTGCCGCCCTTCACGCCGCCTGCTTCACCGCGCCCCGACCTTGGCACGCCGAGGAGTTTGCTGCGCTGCTGGCGCAAGACAGCGTCTTTCTCATCGGCGATGGTGGCACCGGCTTTGCGCTGGGGCAGGCCTCCGGCGCCGAGGCAGAGCTGCTCACCCTCGCCGTGCCCCCCGATGCGCGGCGGCAAGGCCGGGGCCGCGCCCTGCTTGCTGCCTACCACGACGCGGCCAGCGCGCGGGGCGCAAGCACCACCCTGCTGGAAGTTGCCGCCAACAACGCCGCCGCCATCGCGCTCTACACCGCCAGCGGCTACGGCGAGGTGGGCCAGCGCAAGGCCTACTACCGCACGCCCGACGCCGCGCGCATCGACGCGCTGGTGATGACCCGCGCCCTGTAG
- a CDS encoding BMP family protein → MTFARALLAATASVALTAGAALAEPAVIFDLGGKFDKSFNESAYTGAKKWAEETGESFKEIEMQSEAQREQALRRLAEDGANPIVMTGFAFATVLGEVAPDYPDTKFVIIDGVVDAPNVRSVVFKEQEGSYLVGMMAGMASESGTVSFVGGMDIPLIHKFACGYAQGVKAANPDATVIQNMTGTTPAAWNDPVKGSELTKAQISQGSDVVYAAAGGTGVGVLQTAADEGIYSIGVDSNQNHLHPGSVLTSMLKRVDVAVYDSFTAGADGIEPGLVALGLAEGGVDYAMDENNADLVTAEMTAAVDAAKEKIIAGEIEVHNYETDSTCPAM, encoded by the coding sequence ATGACATTCGCGCGCGCTCTTCTTGCCGCCACCGCCTCCGTCGCACTCACCGCAGGCGCGGCGCTGGCCGAACCGGCTGTTATCTTCGACCTCGGCGGCAAGTTCGACAAATCCTTCAACGAAAGCGCCTACACCGGTGCCAAGAAGTGGGCCGAGGAAACCGGCGAAAGCTTCAAGGAAATCGAGATGCAGTCCGAGGCCCAGCGCGAGCAGGCCCTGCGCCGGCTGGCCGAAGATGGCGCAAACCCCATCGTGATGACCGGCTTCGCCTTTGCAACCGTGCTGGGTGAAGTGGCCCCCGACTACCCCGACACCAAGTTCGTCATCATCGACGGCGTGGTTGATGCGCCCAACGTGCGCTCGGTGGTGTTCAAGGAGCAGGAGGGCTCCTACCTCGTTGGCATGATGGCTGGCATGGCCTCCGAGTCGGGCACCGTGAGCTTCGTCGGCGGCATGGACATTCCGCTGATCCACAAGTTCGCCTGCGGCTATGCCCAGGGCGTGAAGGCGGCCAACCCCGATGCCACCGTGATCCAGAACATGACCGGCACCACCCCGGCCGCCTGGAACGACCCGGTGAAAGGCTCCGAGCTGACCAAGGCGCAAATCTCGCAAGGGTCTGACGTGGTTTATGCCGCCGCTGGCGGTACCGGCGTGGGCGTTCTGCAAACCGCTGCCGATGAAGGCATCTACTCCATTGGCGTGGACTCCAACCAAAACCACCTGCACCCCGGCTCCGTGCTCACCTCGATGCTCAAGCGCGTCGACGTGGCGGTGTATGACAGCTTCACCGCCGGGGCCGACGGCATCGAGCCCGGCCTCGTGGCCCTCGGCCTTGCCGAAGGCGGCGTCGATTACGCCATGGACGAGAACAACGCCGATCTCGTGACCGCCGAGATGACCGCAGCCGTCGACGCGGCCAAGGAAAAGATCATCGCCGGCGAGATCGAAGTGCACAACTACGAGACCGACAGCACCTGCCCGGCGATGTAA